In Rhizoctonia solani chromosome 6, complete sequence, the sequence aggtggtggccgCGGTGGCCAGGGACTTGGTGGGTGCCTTttttgggcggttctcctcatttttgcggcaaatgttgtcaatttttatgGAAGCCGCAAAAATGGCTTTGAGTTTGTCAGGGAcgctatccttggttgatagcagtTCCTTaactttccagtggaggcctcgcgtgaactgcgcaatataagcctccttgttccagtctaattccgccatgagattgcggaactccgtgacgtactcagaggTGGTAGTGGTTTGGGAGAGTAccgcaatttttctggcagcagccctcttggcatctgggtcaGCAaacgcctccttgaatttgcctgttagggcctggatggtggtaggggggcttcctttgcccttgataatTGCCCCAATAATGGGGAGTGCCCAGTCTGCGGCCTTATtggtcatgtggtaaaggatccacacaaccatctgctcctcctcatcaaatTGGTCTTGGTGGAGGGccacccagagcatcattctatccagccattgggtggctttGCAGCCCCTGGAATCTCCCGTGTATGGGTcagggaggtccatcttgggtctcTTTACACTGGACCCAgcatcaaagggggtaagtgaCCCAaggtgccttctaggcgttccttgaggctcctttttgggacgCCTTGGTTCTTTGTCTTCCTTGGAATCAAatcccgttcctcttgatggcctgaatggggccttgagcccaggcctaaccgtgcctggagtgtgggcttctccccctgtgtgggtagggggagtgacaggcccagtcaatgggccaggctgggtttggggggctccttgatccttatccccaaggaggtccgctgtttccttgcatatggccctaagcttggtgatttgttggctttgggcgcggatttggtcctgcaaggacccgactgtggttgtgagggctgtgatagccttgaggagagcagcaggggacggctctggttccatcctggaCAAGTCTTGCAAAGCAGGAGATGTGCTGTGAGAGGGCAgttgggagtgggatggaatggaacgtcaagaggagcaagaggaaggccaggagtaagggtgtgggactccagagcaaGTGGAGGGAATTGTGGAGACAGTGTGGGGGAaggtgcctgtgacaggacttatgagcggttttttgcgtagtgtgtgggcgctaaacctttgcgtcaagcacctagcgttggatagtccctacaacaaatcaacagatctggcaatcgtgatatgagcgggtttactacaagcgggtgtttcagctgactaaggttgctaactactgtgttccggcaaaacacgtggtatgcgggggattagagtccttctgccttatagcaatttggtactacatgagggtggggggtttttgattattctaccccgcaaagtggccctgatcacgtgatttcccttgtgctagtacaggggatcttctccttgttgaacaagcctacaagaagttgtttttacaatgttgtacaccactgtaaggtgggtacatgctgaTGGGaacgggcgcttaaggctgtactaatacactagcttatgtaagacaactatctaaggctatactaatagtgcctaaggcactctacttctaactactggcggtgatggggcctgaggcctgggaggtgtggtaggtaaagggggtggtgagcgccTGTGAACTAtttaggggccggctacttagctggctggataccttctctaatgagtaagagacaaggtaaaaacaacttggggtctccaagcgttttttcctgctgtatatatagaagagagcacactatctacatggtctgtgcgtgtgagaatGGAAGTACatatgtgaaatgagaattgtgctgcggactgcgcagaagcgtggattactcctaagcgcccttggcacggcatctcggcgcggcatcttggcataataagcgccgagatcacgtgatcgaaaaagtgaagataaaGGGTCCGTAGAAAATACtcaaaataatagaaaaaatagacgaatccaatggtataattcttgagAGTGTAACACTTTGGGTccataacctttccatttaattaagtagaaccatttcccttgttgcctttttgAATCTATAATTTGTTCCACCTtgtactcctcttctccctctattgtttcagggggaggtctCTTGGGGAACGGCTGATTTGGAGATTCATGGACTTTGGATAACAGCCCCACATAGAAGatgttgtggattttcagggtttctgGTAATTTCAGGCAGTAAGTGTGGCTGGATATTTTTTCTAAGATCTCAAAGGGGCCTAATCTCTTAgggtccagtttgttggagttggttctGAGCTCCATGTTTTTGCCATCCAGCCATACTTTTTTGCCAACTGAGTAACTTTGTTACAAACCCCTTATTtttaccattagaattggacgaattttctattatttttactattttttacggacttgatatcttttgtttttcgatcacgtgatctcggcgcttatcatgccaagaagccgcgccaagatgccgtgccaagggcgcttaggagaaatccacgcttctgcgcagcccgcagcacgcttcctttttcacacggactcttcctttctcacgcgcacagaccatgtagatagtgtgcctttgtctatatatacagcaggaaaattgacTGGAGACCCcaaagttgattttacctcatctcttactcattagaggaggtgtccagccagctaagtagccagcccctaagtagttcccagacgctcaccacccctttacctaccacacctcccaggcctcaggcccctttgccgtCAGTAGTcagaagtagagcgccttaagcgctaatagtatagccttagatagttgtcTTACATAaaccagtgtagtagtacggccttaagcacccGCTCTcatcagcgtgtacccaccttacagtggtgtacaacaa encodes:
- a CDS encoding Retrotransposon-derived protein PEG10 — translated: MEPEPSPAALLKAITALTTTVGSLQDQIRAQSQQITKLRAICKETADLLGDKDQGAPQTQPGPLTGPVTPPTHTGGEAHTPGTVRPGLKAPFRPSRGTGFDSKEDKEPRRPKKEPQGTPRRHLGSLTPFDAGSSVKRPKMDLPDPYTGDSRGCKATQWLDRMMLWVALHQDQFDEEEQMVVWILYHMTNKAADWALPIIGAIIKGKGSPPTTIQALTGKFKEAFADPDAKRAAARKIAVLSQTTTTSEYVTEFRNLMAELDWNKEAYIAQFTRGLHWKVKELLSTKDSVPDKLKAIFAASIKIDNICRKNEENRPKKAPTKSLATAATTSTTTTQQVRLSEDPNYVTPEERDCCCASGLCVKCSQKGHGIKQCPNGWKATIKEVAKVAEEELGKE